Below is a window of Pseudomonadota bacterium DNA.
ATTCCTCAGACAATACCTCTCCAGGGTGTATCGGCTCCATTGTCTTTGCTGTCATGGTTTCCTCCTAATGGTAATCAACTATTTCAATTTCAAGGGCGTCTCCATCTTTCCAACAAAAGCATATTCGCCATTGGTCGTTGATCCTGATGCTGTATTGGTCCTGCCTGTTTCCCGTTAGTTTTTCCAGTTGGTTTCCCGGCGGTATTCTCAAGTCGTCCAGGCGTTCGGCGGCGTCTAAAATCAAGAGCTTTCTCAGAGCCTTTCGGCAAATGTCCTGCGAAAACTTAGAGACCGGTTCTCTTAAAAAAACCTTCTCAGTATGTTTACATCGAAAGTTCTTTATCATCGAATAAATAATATCGCAAGACGTTAATAATGTCAAGCGTTACTATCAGTCTATCCACCGCATAACACAATGGGGGATGTGGGGAGGGATGTGGGGACATCCTATACTCTCCAAACCATTAGAGAAATTGATAACTTACAAATGCCCTTCAGATGCTGTAATGCATTATCAGCTATAACTCTTGCATGCACTTTGTCCTTTTCTGGTCCTCTATGTATGCAACTATTTCTTTTGCCATATTGGAGTACAGCTTTATCCTGGAATAATCGATGAGTATGTTGTTCATGTACTGAAGTATAAGAGTATCTTCAAAGTGAAGACAAGGTATGATTCCGCT
It encodes the following:
- a CDS encoding type II toxin-antitoxin system RelE/ParE family toxin translates to MIKNFRCKHTEKVFLREPVSKFSQDICRKALRKLLILDAAERLDDLRIPPGNQLEKLTGNRQDQYSIRINDQWRICFCWKDGDALEIEIVDYH